A stretch of the Panicum virgatum strain AP13 chromosome 9N, P.virgatum_v5, whole genome shotgun sequence genome encodes the following:
- the LOC120687422 gene encoding ER membrane protein complex subunit 2-A-like isoform X1 produces MAAATAAAVPAATAAEEEARLLRLEEQAEHGGGGAWEYLCLARRLRARRPAHALRVGLALLNDASARSRLASEQWTLYEQVAVAAMDCQRLDVAKDCIGVLSKQFPGSTRVARLEALLFEAKGEWAEAERAYALILENNPFDQIVHKRKIAIAKAQGDMSLAADYLNKYLELFMADHDAWRELAETYVSLQMYKQAAFCYEELILAHPTIPLYHIAYAEVLYTMGGLENLQTAKKYYASTIQLTGGKNTRALFGVCLCTSAINQLTKGRNKEEDGSELQSLAAEALLKHYKQKAPSKVPLISSMLKNMKLS; encoded by the exons ATGGcagctgcgacggcggcggcggttcccgctgccacggcggcggaggaggaggcgcggctgcTGCGCCTGGAGGAGcaggcggagcacggcggcggcggcgcctgggaGTACCTCTgcctcgcccgccgcctccgcgcgcgccgccccgcccacgCCCTCCGCGTCGGCCTCGCCCTCCTCAACGACGCCTCAGCGCGCTCACGCCTCGCCTCAGAAC AGTGGACGCTTTATGAGCAGGTTGCCGTGGCAGCCATGGATTGCCAGCGTCTCGATGTTGCAAAG GACTGTATTGGAGTCCTCTCAAAGCAATTTCCTGGGAGCACCCGAGTTG CCCGGCTAGAAGCTCTTCTATTTGAAGCGAAGGGTGAATGGGCTGAAGCTGAAAGAGCCTACGCGCTAATCCTGGAAAACAATCCATTTGATCAG ATTGTCCACAAGAGGAAAATTGCCATTGCAAAAGCACAAGGTGATATGTCCTTAGCGGCTGATTATCTCAATAAGTATCTGGAATT ATTTATGGCAGATCATGATGCCTGGAGAGAACTTGCTGAAACATATGTTTCCTTACAAAT GTACAAGCAAGCTGCCTTTTGTTATGAGGAGCTAATATTAGCCCACCCAACCATTCCACTTTATCATATAGCCTATGCCGAG GTTCTGTACACTATGGGTGGCTTGGAAAATCTTCAGACAGCTAAAAAGTATTATGCATCAACGATCCAGTTAACTGGAGGCAAGAATACAAGAGCCCTCTTTGGTGTATGTCTG TGCACTTCGGCAATCAATCAGTTGACCAAAGGAAGGAACAAGGAGGAAGATGGCTCAGAGCTGCAGAGCTTGGCTGCAGAAGCACTGTTGAAGCATTACAAGCAAAAGGCTCCATCAAAGGTGCCCCTTATCAGCAGCATGTTGAAGAACATGAAACTCTCCTGA
- the LOC120687422 gene encoding ER membrane protein complex subunit 2-A-like isoform X2, with protein MARNVRNTIYGIISSEEWTLYEQVAVAAMDCQRLDVAKDCIGVLSKQFPGSTRVARLEALLFEAKGEWAEAERAYALILENNPFDQIVHKRKIAIAKAQGDMSLAADYLNKYLELFMADHDAWRELAETYVSLQMYKQAAFCYEELILAHPTIPLYHIAYAEVLYTMGGLENLQTAKKYYASTIQLTGGKNTRALFGVCLCTSAINQLTKGRNKEEDGSELQSLAAEALLKHYKQKAPSKVPLISSMLKNMKLS; from the exons AGTGGACGCTTTATGAGCAGGTTGCCGTGGCAGCCATGGATTGCCAGCGTCTCGATGTTGCAAAG GACTGTATTGGAGTCCTCTCAAAGCAATTTCCTGGGAGCACCCGAGTTG CCCGGCTAGAAGCTCTTCTATTTGAAGCGAAGGGTGAATGGGCTGAAGCTGAAAGAGCCTACGCGCTAATCCTGGAAAACAATCCATTTGATCAG ATTGTCCACAAGAGGAAAATTGCCATTGCAAAAGCACAAGGTGATATGTCCTTAGCGGCTGATTATCTCAATAAGTATCTGGAATT ATTTATGGCAGATCATGATGCCTGGAGAGAACTTGCTGAAACATATGTTTCCTTACAAAT GTACAAGCAAGCTGCCTTTTGTTATGAGGAGCTAATATTAGCCCACCCAACCATTCCACTTTATCATATAGCCTATGCCGAG GTTCTGTACACTATGGGTGGCTTGGAAAATCTTCAGACAGCTAAAAAGTATTATGCATCAACGATCCAGTTAACTGGAGGCAAGAATACAAGAGCCCTCTTTGGTGTATGTCTG TGCACTTCGGCAATCAATCAGTTGACCAAAGGAAGGAACAAGGAGGAAGATGGCTCAGAGCTGCAGAGCTTGGCTGCAGAAGCACTGTTGAAGCATTACAAGCAAAAGGCTCCATCAAAGGTGCCCCTTATCAGCAGCATGTTGAAGAACATGAAACTCTCCTGA